A genome region from Bradyrhizobium sp. WSM1417 includes the following:
- a CDS encoding L-fuculose-phosphate aldolase: MSMTADELDRRQAIIGACRRMNALGINQGTSGNISVRHVDGLLVTPTSVPYDAMTPDQIVFMTMDGSHAPDQKPSSEWRFHLDILKARPDVNAVVHAHPTYCTILAIMGLEIPPVHYMIAAAGGDSIRCAPYATFGTMELSEHAVRALEGRLACLLDHHGMIAIGKSLDKAMWLAVEVETLARQYHGCLQIGEPPLLSSAEIERVRQRMSGYGMAEG, from the coding sequence ATGTCGATGACAGCGGACGAGCTCGACAGGAGACAGGCCATCATCGGCGCCTGCCGCCGCATGAACGCGCTCGGCATCAACCAGGGCACCTCGGGCAATATCAGCGTCCGGCATGTGGACGGGCTTCTGGTGACCCCGACCAGCGTGCCCTACGACGCCATGACGCCGGACCAGATCGTGTTCATGACGATGGACGGCTCGCACGCGCCCGATCAGAAGCCGTCCAGCGAGTGGCGCTTCCACCTCGACATCCTGAAAGCCCGGCCAGACGTCAACGCCGTCGTGCACGCCCATCCGACCTATTGCACCATCCTGGCGATCATGGGCCTGGAGATCCCGCCCGTGCACTACATGATCGCGGCCGCCGGCGGCGACAGCATCCGCTGCGCGCCCTATGCCACCTTCGGAACGATGGAGCTGTCCGAGCATGCCGTGCGGGCGCTGGAGGGCCGGCTTGCCTGCCTGCTCGACCATCACGGCATGATCGCGATCGGGAAGTCGCTGGACAAGGCGATGTGGCTCGCCGTCGAGGTCGAGACATTGGCGCGGCAATATCATGGCTGTCTCCAGATCGGAGAGCCGCCGCTGCTGTCGAGCGCCGAGATCGAGCGGGTCCGCCAGCGCATGTCCGGTTACGGCATGGCGGAAGGGTAG
- a CDS encoding MarC family protein — MIDFSLSAFVTLLLVVDPVGLVPAFLAATAGMPDKTKRTIALRAPLIAASILVVIALIGNWLLRQLGIGIPAFQIAGGLLLFGVSYQMIFGDRPHREAREADKASSEHASDVAVFPLAIPMMAGPGAIATTLLLTGDAGYGPRLAIIIAVVLSVCLLCMLCFVSANMIARSLGRTGNAVLSRVLGMLLAAYSVQFVINGIAAVRASLP; from the coding sequence ATGATCGATTTCTCCCTGTCCGCGTTCGTGACGTTGCTGCTGGTGGTCGATCCCGTTGGTCTCGTGCCCGCCTTCCTCGCGGCGACGGCCGGCATGCCCGACAAGACCAAACGCACGATCGCGCTGCGCGCGCCGCTGATTGCGGCGTCGATCCTGGTGGTGATTGCCCTGATCGGAAACTGGCTGCTGCGCCAGCTCGGGATCGGCATCCCCGCCTTCCAGATCGCCGGCGGGCTGCTGCTGTTCGGCGTGTCCTACCAGATGATCTTCGGCGACCGTCCGCATCGCGAGGCCCGCGAGGCGGACAAGGCAAGCTCCGAGCACGCCTCCGACGTCGCGGTATTCCCGCTGGCGATCCCGATGATGGCCGGTCCCGGCGCGATCGCGACCACGCTGCTCCTGACGGGCGATGCCGGCTACGGGCCTAGGCTCGCGATCATCATCGCGGTCGTGCTCTCCGTGTGCTTGCTCTGCATGCTCTGCTTTGTCTCCGCGAACATGATCGCGCGGAGCCTTGGGCGCACCGGCAACGCCGTGCTCTCGCGCGTGCTCGGCATGCTGCTCGCGGCCTATTCGGTGCAGTTCGTGATCAACGGAATCGCGGCGGTCAGGGCGAGTCTGCCGTAG
- a CDS encoding gamma-glutamyl-gamma-aminobutyrate hydrolase family protein (Members of this family of hydrolases with an active site Cys residue belong to MEROPS family C26.), which translates to MHEPRSRIDPHDPISCSRWALRLGTNVRELKAAIHQFGSAADAVAYGLQQWRLTASRGQWQALSGAPQVGILSDSIVARGEQLASVALVCVNAVGLVAGAVPRVLPAAPEADVDAYLDGLDGLFIGGGQTNVHPSRYGQTADEARDGPFDEFRDEVALRLIPRALARGIPALFVCRGIQELNVAFGGTLAKEPDGLPEDKRHGTPKADNEDARYRLRQKVTLRKGGVLQQICGADAITVNSLHSFLIADLAPGLVAEAVAEDGSVEAVSVEGAGAFALGTLFHPDYWASSDHASARILSAFGDAVRQHAKAQGAA; encoded by the coding sequence TTGCACGAGCCCCGTTCCAGAATTGATCCGCACGATCCCATTTCCTGCAGCCGCTGGGCGCTTCGATTAGGGACAAACGTCAGAGAACTCAAGGCTGCCATTCACCAATTCGGCAGCGCCGCGGACGCGGTCGCCTACGGCCTTCAGCAGTGGCGGCTCACCGCATCCCGAGGCCAGTGGCAAGCCCTCAGCGGCGCGCCGCAGGTCGGCATCCTCTCGGATTCGATCGTTGCGCGCGGCGAGCAGCTCGCCTCCGTCGCTTTGGTCTGCGTCAACGCCGTCGGCCTCGTCGCTGGCGCCGTGCCGAGGGTCCTGCCTGCGGCCCCCGAAGCAGATGTCGATGCGTATCTCGACGGCCTCGACGGACTTTTCATCGGCGGTGGACAGACCAACGTCCATCCTTCCCGCTACGGACAAACAGCCGACGAAGCGCGCGACGGTCCGTTTGATGAATTCCGCGACGAGGTCGCACTTCGCTTGATTCCGCGCGCGCTGGCGCGCGGCATTCCGGCCCTCTTCGTCTGCCGCGGAATCCAGGAGCTCAACGTCGCCTTTGGCGGCACGCTGGCAAAGGAGCCAGATGGTCTGCCGGAAGACAAACGCCACGGCACGCCCAAGGCGGACAATGAGGATGCCCGCTATCGGCTGCGGCAAAAAGTAACGCTGCGCAAAGGCGGCGTGTTGCAACAGATCTGCGGCGCAGATGCCATCACCGTCAATTCGCTGCACAGCTTCCTGATCGCCGATCTGGCACCGGGTCTGGTGGCGGAGGCCGTCGCCGAAGACGGCTCGGTCGAGGCCGTCAGCGTCGAAGGCGCGGGCGCTTTTGCGCTCGGCACCCTCTTTCATCCCGATTATTGGGCGAGCTCCGACCATGCGTCGGCCCGCATTCTCTCTGCCTTCGGAGACGCGGTTCGTCAGCATGCGAAGGCGCAAGGGGCAGCGTAG
- a CDS encoding carboxylate-amine ligase translates to MHRYRFGIEEEYFLVNRQSAAPKSELPKSYMAAAQKRLGERLTTEILQSQIEVATPPLATSADAIAELAHYRAVLAEVGKEHGVGIVAAGTHPLAQPQQQRMTRKRRYSKVINDLGMVGLGNPISGLHVHVEVPEPDHRVEIMHRLVPFLPLLLALSTSSPFWCGYPTGLLGYRNAANDALPRTGFPEMFRNLAEYETYVRTLVDAGIVPNATYVWWALRPSLQHPTLELRITDCCTAIADSVAIAALFRALVRHAVHHPDLNATHSAVHRALIEENRWRAQRYGTDGTYIDLVSFEPVSFRTWLETVIAMLAPDIAHLRIEDDIQHLKTIPKRGTSAHLQLEYFRGLRKFGRSPREAIGDVTKWLRTSTEAGDFTAQAGEPKGTAVRQPVANPV, encoded by the coding sequence ATGCACCGTTATCGCTTCGGCATCGAGGAGGAATATTTTCTGGTCAACCGCCAATCGGCGGCACCGAAGTCCGAGCTGCCCAAATCCTATATGGCAGCGGCCCAGAAACGCCTCGGGGAGCGGCTGACCACCGAGATCCTGCAATCGCAGATCGAAGTGGCGACGCCGCCATTGGCGACTTCAGCCGATGCCATCGCCGAGCTCGCGCACTACCGCGCGGTTCTGGCTGAGGTCGGCAAGGAGCACGGGGTCGGTATCGTCGCGGCGGGGACGCATCCGTTGGCTCAACCCCAGCAGCAGCGCATGACGCGCAAGCGCCGCTACAGCAAGGTCATCAACGACCTCGGGATGGTTGGCCTGGGCAATCCGATCAGCGGGCTGCACGTCCACGTCGAGGTGCCCGAGCCCGACCACCGGGTCGAGATCATGCACCGCCTCGTGCCGTTCCTGCCGCTGCTGCTGGCGCTGTCGACCTCGTCGCCGTTCTGGTGCGGATACCCCACCGGATTGCTCGGCTACCGCAATGCCGCAAACGACGCCCTGCCCCGGACCGGCTTTCCCGAGATGTTTCGCAACCTCGCGGAATACGAGACCTATGTGAGAACCCTGGTCGATGCAGGCATCGTCCCCAATGCCACCTATGTGTGGTGGGCGCTCCGGCCTTCGCTCCAACATCCGACCCTGGAGCTGCGCATCACCGATTGCTGCACGGCAATTGCGGACTCGGTGGCGATCGCGGCGCTGTTTCGCGCGCTGGTCAGGCACGCCGTGCACCATCCGGATCTGAACGCCACCCATTCGGCCGTGCACCGCGCATTGATCGAGGAGAACCGCTGGCGTGCCCAGCGCTACGGAACCGACGGGACGTATATCGATCTGGTGTCGTTCGAGCCGGTCTCGTTCAGGACCTGGCTCGAGACGGTGATCGCCATGCTGGCGCCCGACATCGCGCATCTTCGCATCGAGGATGATATCCAGCATCTCAAGACCATCCCCAAGCGCGGCACGTCGGCCCATCTTCAACTGGAATATTTCCGGGGCTTGAGGAAATTCGGCCGATCGCCGCGGGAAGCGATCGGCGACGTGACGAAATGGCTGCGGACCTCGACCGAGGCCGGCGACTTCACCGCGCAAGCGGGCGAGCCGAAAGGGACAGCGGTGCGGCAGCCTGTCGCCAATCCAGTGTGA
- a CDS encoding ferritin-like domain-containing protein yields MAKKAKKRTTKKSSTGRARQAPKMLSDLFLETLKDIYFAENKIIKTLPKMAKAANSKELAAAFNKHLRETQGQVKRLDQIFKMLGKPARGKPCEAINGITDEGAEIMKEFKNAPALDAGLLAAAQAVEHYEISRYGTLRTWAEELGMQDAARLLQATLDEEEATDQTLTELATSVINLEAEEEYRQAA; encoded by the coding sequence ATGGCCAAGAAAGCGAAGAAGCGCACAACCAAGAAATCGTCGACGGGCCGCGCCCGTCAGGCGCCGAAGATGTTGAGCGACCTATTCCTGGAAACGCTCAAGGACATCTATTTCGCCGAGAACAAGATCATCAAGACCTTGCCCAAGATGGCCAAGGCTGCCAACTCGAAGGAGCTCGCGGCGGCTTTCAACAAGCATCTGCGCGAGACCCAGGGCCAGGTCAAACGTCTGGACCAGATCTTCAAAATGCTCGGCAAGCCGGCCCGCGGCAAGCCTTGCGAAGCGATCAACGGCATCACCGACGAAGGCGCCGAGATCATGAAGGAGTTCAAGAACGCGCCTGCGCTCGACGCCGGCCTGCTCGCAGCCGCGCAGGCGGTCGAGCATTACGAAATCTCCCGCTACGGCACGCTGCGCACCTGGGCCGAGGAGCTCGGCATGCAGGACGCCGCAAGGCTGCTGCAGGCGACGCTGGACGAGGAAGAGGCGACCGATCAGACCCTGACCGAGCTCGCCACCTCCGTCATCAACCTCGAGGCGGAAGAGGAATACCGCCAGGCGGCCTGA
- a CDS encoding Hsp20/alpha crystallin family protein translates to MQPKNPLDWMLSEALDSLTRAERLRQQFGRQEACWEPPIDVLETEHELLILVALPGVNPDNVETVIHDGVLVISGQRTLPPELRNARIHRLELPQGRFERRIALPVGRYAISRFVMDGCVALRLAKS, encoded by the coding sequence ATGCAACCCAAAAATCCCCTCGACTGGATGCTGTCCGAAGCCCTGGACTCGCTGACCCGCGCCGAACGGCTGCGCCAGCAGTTCGGCCGGCAGGAAGCCTGCTGGGAGCCTCCGATCGACGTGCTCGAAACCGAGCATGAGCTCCTGATCCTGGTCGCGCTTCCCGGCGTCAATCCCGACAATGTCGAGACTGTCATCCATGACGGCGTGCTCGTCATCTCCGGCCAGCGCACCCTTCCGCCGGAGCTTCGCAACGCCCGCATCCACCGGCTCGAACTGCCGCAGGGGCGTTTTGAGCGCCGCATTGCATTGCCCGTTGGCCGCTACGCCATCAGCCGCTTCGTAATGGACGGCTGTGTCGCGCTGCGCCTCGCCAAATCCTGA
- the lon gene encoding endopeptidase La, with the protein MATEQMNTAPTNPQSNSDVKIPEDALIIIPVREMVLFPGAIAPIAIARPKSVAAAQQALREQRPVGIVLQRSPETEEPGPDDLYRVATIANIVRYITAPDGTHHIVCQGVQRARILDFLPGTPFPAARIQQIPEPTTSTPEIEARGLNLQRQAIEAIELLPQAPPELIAMFQGTTAPGALADLATSFMDIKPQDKQEVLETIDLALRVEKVSKHLAERLEVLRISNEIGQQTRASFDERQREAILREQMATIQRQLGEGDGKAAEVAELTAAIAKANMPPEADAHAKKELRRYERMPEAAGEAGMVRTYLDWLIELPWALPAEKPIDIKEARRILDADHFGLEKIKSRIIEYLAVRKLAPQGKAPILCFVGPPGVGKTSLGQSIARAMDRPFVRVSLGGVHDEAEIRGHRRTYIGALPGNIIQGIKKAGARNCVMMLDEIDKMGRGVQGDPSAAMLEVLDPEQNGTFRDNYLGVPFDLSRVVFIATANMLDQIPGPLLDRMELISLTGYTQEEKLEIAKRYLVRRQLEANGLTPEQAEIEPEALKLVVKGYTREAGVRNLEREIGKLFRHAAVQVAEGTAAKVVVAPKDIGTVLGQPRFEGEIAQRTSIPGVATGLAWTPVGGDILFIEASRVSGRGGMILTGQLGEVMRESVQAAMTLVKSKATQLGIDPQLFEKSDIHVHVPAGATPKDGPSAGVAMFTALTSLLTNRTVRSDTAMTGEISLRGLVLPVGGIKEKVVAAAAAGLKRVMLPARNKRDYDDIPKSARDNLEFIWLERVDEAIAAALEPAEAKIEEKIEAKVEAAE; encoded by the coding sequence ATGGCCACCGAACAAATGAATACCGCCCCGACCAATCCCCAGAGCAATTCCGACGTGAAGATTCCCGAGGACGCGCTGATCATCATTCCCGTGCGCGAGATGGTGCTGTTCCCCGGCGCCATCGCGCCGATCGCGATCGCGCGGCCGAAGTCGGTCGCCGCCGCGCAACAGGCGCTGCGCGAGCAGCGGCCGGTCGGCATCGTCCTGCAACGCAGTCCCGAGACCGAGGAGCCCGGACCGGACGACCTCTATCGGGTCGCGACCATCGCCAACATCGTGCGCTACATCACCGCGCCCGACGGCACCCATCACATTGTCTGTCAGGGCGTGCAGCGCGCGCGCATCCTCGACTTCCTGCCGGGGACGCCATTCCCGGCCGCGCGGATCCAGCAGATTCCGGAGCCGACCACGAGCACGCCCGAGATCGAGGCCCGCGGGCTGAACCTGCAGCGCCAGGCCATCGAGGCGATCGAGCTGCTGCCGCAGGCACCGCCCGAACTGATCGCGATGTTCCAGGGCACCACCGCGCCCGGCGCGCTGGCGGACCTGGCGACCTCGTTCATGGACATCAAGCCGCAGGACAAGCAGGAGGTGCTGGAGACCATCGACCTCGCTCTGCGTGTCGAGAAGGTGTCGAAGCATCTGGCCGAACGGCTGGAGGTGCTGCGCATCAGCAATGAGATCGGCCAGCAGACCCGCGCCAGCTTCGACGAGCGGCAGCGCGAAGCGATCCTGCGCGAGCAGATGGCGACCATCCAGCGCCAGCTCGGCGAAGGCGACGGCAAGGCGGCCGAGGTCGCTGAGCTGACCGCTGCCATCGCCAAGGCCAACATGCCGCCCGAGGCCGATGCGCATGCGAAGAAGGAGCTGCGCCGCTACGAGCGCATGCCGGAGGCCGCCGGCGAGGCCGGCATGGTCCGCACTTACCTGGACTGGCTGATCGAGCTGCCGTGGGCGTTGCCCGCGGAGAAGCCGATCGACATCAAGGAAGCGCGCCGCATCCTCGACGCCGATCACTTTGGTCTGGAGAAGATCAAGAGCCGGATCATCGAATATCTGGCGGTGCGCAAGCTGGCGCCGCAGGGCAAGGCGCCGATCCTGTGCTTCGTCGGACCGCCCGGCGTCGGCAAGACCTCGCTCGGCCAATCCATCGCGCGCGCGATGGATCGTCCCTTCGTGCGCGTCAGCCTCGGCGGCGTGCATGACGAGGCCGAGATCCGCGGCCATCGGCGCACCTATATCGGCGCGCTGCCCGGCAACATCATCCAGGGCATCAAGAAGGCCGGCGCCCGGAACTGCGTCATGATGCTGGACGAGATCGACAAGATGGGCCGCGGCGTGCAGGGCGATCCTTCCGCCGCGATGCTGGAGGTGCTCGACCCCGAGCAGAACGGGACGTTCCGGGATAATTACCTGGGCGTGCCGTTCGATCTGTCGCGCGTAGTGTTCATCGCGACCGCCAACATGCTGGACCAGATCCCGGGTCCGCTGCTGGATCGCATGGAGCTGATCAGCCTCACCGGCTACACCCAAGAAGAGAAGCTCGAGATCGCGAAGCGCTATCTGGTGCGGCGGCAGCTCGAGGCCAATGGCTTGACGCCGGAGCAAGCCGAGATCGAGCCGGAGGCGCTGAAGCTGGTGGTCAAGGGCTATACCCGCGAAGCCGGCGTGCGTAACCTGGAGCGCGAGATCGGAAAGCTGTTCCGCCATGCTGCCGTGCAGGTCGCCGAGGGCACGGCTGCCAAGGTCGTCGTGGCGCCAAAGGACATCGGCACCGTGCTCGGCCAGCCGCGCTTCGAAGGCGAGATCGCGCAGCGCACCAGCATCCCAGGCGTGGCCACCGGCCTTGCCTGGACGCCGGTCGGCGGCGACATCCTGTTCATCGAGGCCTCGCGGGTATCGGGCCGCGGCGGGATGATCCTGACCGGCCAGCTCGGCGAGGTCATGCGCGAGAGCGTGCAGGCTGCGATGACGCTGGTGAAGAGCAAGGCCACGCAGCTCGGCATCGATCCGCAGCTGTTCGAGAAGAGCGACATCCACGTTCACGTGCCTGCGGGTGCAACCCCGAAGGACGGACCGAGCGCGGGCGTTGCGATGTTCACGGCGCTGACGTCCCTGCTCACCAATCGCACGGTGCGCAGCGACACCGCCATGACCGGCGAGATCTCGCTGCGCGGCCTGGTGCTGCCGGTCGGCGGCATCAAGGAGAAGGTGGTGGCGGCTGCGGCCGCGGGCCTGAAGCGGGTGATGCTGCCGGCGCGCAACAAGCGGGACTACGACGACATCCCGAAGAGCGCGCGGGACAACCTCGAATTCATCTGGCTGGAGCGCGTCGACGAAGCCATCGCCGCGGCGCTCGAGCCGGCCGAGGCCAAGATCGAGGAAAAGATCGAGGCCAAGGTCGAAGCGGCGGAGTGA
- a CDS encoding HU family DNA-binding protein: MATQMSKSQLIEKIATTTELSKRDVKSVMETLTDVGHKELKKNGLFLVPGFAKFVVIKKPATKARKGTNPFTGEEMMFKAKPARKIVRARPVKAAKDAVG, translated from the coding sequence ATGGCCACCCAAATGTCGAAATCGCAGCTGATCGAAAAGATCGCGACCACCACCGAGCTTTCCAAGCGTGACGTCAAGAGCGTCATGGAGACGCTGACCGACGTCGGCCACAAGGAGCTCAAGAAGAACGGCCTGTTCCTGGTGCCGGGCTTCGCCAAGTTCGTGGTCATCAAGAAGCCCGCGACCAAGGCGCGCAAGGGCACCAACCCGTTCACGGGCGAAGAGATGATGTTCAAGGCCAAGCCGGCCCGGAAGATCGTCCGCGCCCGCCCGGTCAAGGCCGCCAAGGACGCCGTGGGCTAA
- a CDS encoding acetyl-CoA C-acetyltransferase, whose amino-acid sequence MTDALIIDACRTPRGVGKAGKGALSGIHPQQLGATVLRALATRTGIDTADVDDIIWGCSAQVATQGGDLGRMSALDAGYDVRASAVTLDRFCGSGITSVNMAASSIMSGTEDLVVAGGCEMMSMEGRRGGGPMMMDNGNLRLRARHPQSHQGVCADAIATLEGITRRDVDALGLESQKRAAHAIANGHFKKSLVPVLREDGSLALDHEEYPRPQTTMEGLSALKPAFPAVADHALDDKGTTYRGLILQKYPDLEIDFMHHAGNSSGVVDGAAAILLASPAYARAHGLKPRARVVAMANMGDSPTLMLNAPVPATRKVLAKAGLTIDDIDLFEINEAFAVVAEKYIRDLKLDRAKVNVNGGSIALGHPIGATGSILIGTVLDELERRDLKRGLVTMCAAGGMAPAVIIERI is encoded by the coding sequence ATGACGGACGCACTCATCATCGATGCCTGCCGGACCCCGCGGGGCGTCGGCAAGGCCGGCAAGGGGGCGCTCTCGGGCATTCATCCGCAGCAGCTGGGAGCAACCGTGCTGCGCGCGCTTGCGACGCGCACCGGCATCGACACCGCCGACGTCGACGACATCATCTGGGGCTGCAGCGCGCAGGTCGCAACGCAAGGCGGCGATCTCGGCCGCATGTCGGCGCTGGACGCCGGCTACGACGTGCGCGCCAGTGCCGTGACGCTCGACCGCTTCTGCGGCTCCGGCATCACCAGCGTCAACATGGCCGCAAGCTCGATCATGTCGGGCACGGAGGACCTCGTCGTCGCCGGCGGCTGCGAGATGATGTCGATGGAAGGACGTCGCGGCGGCGGCCCGATGATGATGGACAACGGCAATCTGCGCCTGCGTGCGCGGCATCCGCAGTCGCATCAGGGCGTCTGCGCCGACGCGATCGCGACCCTGGAAGGCATCACGCGAAGGGACGTCGACGCGCTCGGCCTCGAAAGCCAGAAGCGTGCCGCGCATGCGATCGCGAACGGCCACTTCAAGAAGAGCCTCGTACCGGTGCTTCGCGAGGACGGCAGCCTCGCGCTCGACCATGAAGAATATCCGCGGCCGCAGACCACGATGGAAGGGTTGAGCGCTTTGAAGCCCGCATTCCCCGCGGTCGCCGACCATGCGCTCGACGACAAGGGTACGACCTATCGCGGTCTGATCCTGCAGAAGTACCCCGACCTCGAGATCGACTTCATGCACCACGCCGGCAATTCGTCCGGCGTCGTCGACGGCGCCGCCGCGATTCTGCTGGCGTCACCCGCTTACGCCAGGGCGCACGGCCTGAAGCCGCGCGCCCGCGTGGTCGCGATGGCCAACATGGGGGACTCGCCGACCTTGATGCTGAACGCGCCGGTGCCCGCGACGCGCAAGGTGCTGGCGAAGGCGGGGCTGACCATCGACGACATCGACCTGTTCGAGATCAACGAGGCCTTTGCCGTGGTTGCGGAAAAATACATCCGCGACCTCAAGCTCGACCGCGCCAAGGTCAACGTCAACGGCGGCTCGATCGCGCTCGGCCATCCCATCGGCGCCACCGGCTCGATCCTGATCGGCACCGTGCTCGACGAGCTCGAACGGCGCGACTTGAAGCGCGGTCTCGTCACCATGTGCGCGGCCGGCGGCATGGCCCCGGCCGTCATCATCGAACGTATCTAG
- a CDS encoding GH1 family beta-glucosidase — protein MSDNVSRRQFATLAGLSAAGIANPLGEADAKPASPPRSGDGFPASFVWGTATSSYQVEGAVNEDGRGASIWDKFVRIPGKIEDGTTGDRANEHYHRYKEDIALIKELGCKAYRFSVAWPRLFPDGDGKPNPKGLDFYNRLVDELLKNGIEPWLTLYHWDLPQSLQDRFGGWRSTETCKIFGDYAAYVAEHLTDRVKNVFTLNESGRFVHFGYGIGIDAPGVTLPQAEVNQIRHNSALAHGLAVQAVRAHGRRGTRVGPAENIDACAPAIDTPENVRAAEIALREMNAGYLNVIMTGQYTDAFLKFAGRDAPKYTDAELKIISSPVDFLGLNIYAPQNYVVASDQGAGFMPLPIPKSFPHMNSDWLRVGPETIYWVPKLAAKIWKTDAIYISENGTSGDDVVTPDGKIYDTDRIMYLRNYLAQLQRATAEGVPVRGYFLWSLMDNFEWVFGLNKRFGLYHVNFDTQVRTPKLSASFYRNVIAKNAAGV, from the coding sequence ATGTCGGACAACGTCTCGCGTCGCCAGTTCGCCACGCTGGCGGGATTGTCCGCAGCCGGAATCGCCAATCCTCTCGGCGAGGCGGACGCCAAGCCCGCATCGCCGCCGCGGAGTGGGGACGGCTTTCCGGCGAGCTTCGTCTGGGGCACCGCGACATCGTCCTATCAGGTCGAGGGCGCAGTCAACGAGGACGGGCGAGGAGCCTCGATCTGGGACAAGTTCGTCCGTATCCCCGGCAAGATCGAGGACGGCACGACCGGCGATCGCGCCAACGAGCACTATCACCGCTACAAGGAAGACATTGCGTTGATCAAGGAGCTCGGCTGCAAGGCCTACCGCTTCTCGGTGGCCTGGCCGCGGCTGTTTCCGGACGGCGACGGCAAGCCGAACCCGAAGGGGCTCGACTTCTACAACCGCCTGGTTGACGAGCTCCTCAAGAACGGGATCGAGCCGTGGCTGACGCTGTATCATTGGGACCTGCCGCAATCGCTCCAGGACCGCTTTGGCGGTTGGCGTTCGACGGAGACCTGCAAGATCTTCGGCGATTACGCGGCCTATGTCGCCGAGCATCTGACCGATCGCGTCAAGAACGTGTTCACACTGAACGAGAGCGGTCGCTTCGTTCATTTCGGCTACGGCATCGGCATCGACGCGCCCGGCGTGACGCTGCCCCAAGCCGAGGTCAACCAGATCAGGCACAACAGCGCGCTCGCGCACGGGCTCGCGGTGCAGGCGGTGCGCGCCCATGGCCGCCGCGGCACCAGGGTGGGGCCGGCGGAGAACATCGATGCCTGCGCCCCCGCGATCGACACGCCGGAGAACGTCCGTGCCGCCGAGATAGCGCTGCGCGAAATGAACGCCGGCTATCTCAACGTCATCATGACGGGCCAGTACACCGACGCCTTCTTGAAGTTCGCCGGGCGCGACGCGCCGAAATATACCGATGCGGAGCTGAAGATCATCTCCTCGCCGGTCGATTTCCTCGGCCTCAACATCTACGCGCCACAGAACTACGTGGTGGCCTCCGACCAGGGTGCGGGCTTCATGCCGCTACCGATCCCGAAATCCTTCCCGCACATGAATTCGGACTGGCTGCGCGTCGGCCCCGAGACGATCTACTGGGTGCCGAAGCTGGCGGCGAAGATCTGGAAGACGGATGCGATCTATATCAGCGAGAACGGCACCTCCGGCGACGACGTCGTGACGCCCGACGGCAAGATCTACGACACCGACCGCATCATGTATTTGCGCAACTACCTCGCCCAGCTCCAGCGCGCCACCGCAGAAGGCGTGCCGGTGCGCGGCTATTTCCTCTGGAGCCTGATGGACAACTTCGAATGGGTGTTCGGGCTCAACAAGCGCTTTGGGCTCTACCACGTCAATTTCGACACCCAGGTGCGCACGCCGAAACTCAGCGCCAGCTTCTATCGCAACGTGATCGCGAAGAACGCGGCGGGGGTGTGA